A window of Nicotiana sylvestris chromosome 8, ASM39365v2, whole genome shotgun sequence genomic DNA:
GCCAACAAAGAGAAGATTCTGCTTAACAAGCACAGGCCCCACAACCCCTTTGGAATACCGCTACAAAGTCAACTTCAAATCACTAATCCAAATCCATAAACTGAGGATATAATATAacgaagaaaaagagaaaatgctGACAAGAAAAGCATTCGTGGATTTTAGACAATAAATTAAAGAAAGTAGTAAaccttttgaattttttttttcgttCTCATATGCATTGAAAATGAAAAAGTATAAACAATGCATTTCTTTCTCACTTTTTTGGTCATCACTTGCCACTTATTCAGGGTTGGTGGAGTAGTAGTGTGTTGAGTAGGACTTTAATTACTTGTTGTTTGCCACTTCATActcagaaaatgagaaaaaacCTTTACTTGCAGGTAATTTAGGACCATGTTTGATCCCAGCCATCACTTAAAATACCAGTATGGTGCACAAGGCAACCCGTATTCATGCACAGTATATGAAAGGGCGGCACCCCAGGGTGTGATATAAACATATTAACCTAATACAATTATTAGTGGTTGTTCTCACGACTCGAACACGTGGCCTAGAAGTTTTAGAAATAACTTTATTGTTGATCCAAGGGTTCAACCATTAGTCTTATACTTTTTGTAGAATCTTACATTGAGCGTGGATAAAATATTTAATCTACTCATTTGGTATTTGGTAATTCTCGTTACATGAGTTAGCTTTATTGGGATTTAAGTTAAAATCTACGGTCCCTTTCTTACTATGGTATTAGAGTTAGACACATTCCGAAATTGCAAGGGTATGAACATCGATTGAGTAATAGAAAGCAGTATTTAGTGAAAATATAGATAATACCTAAGTAATCGGAGACAACTTGGTTGAGCTTCTTTGTCAAATGTGAAAGCGAAATGGAAATAAAAGAATATGTATAACATGAAACTGCAGAGTTGTGGACTACATTCTTTGGCATCATTGCACGTGACTTCGTGTCACTTGTCACTAATGAATGCTTACTAGATTCTCCCCTTTATAAAAAGAACAAACAAATGCTCCATGATCATCTCCTTCCTTTTTATAATTTATGATGTCACTTTCACTTTCCTAAAAAGATAGTCTGGTGAACAAAGCACCGGTGAAGTACGGGTAATTTATGATGTCACTTTCACTTTCCTAAAAAGGTAGTCTGGTGAACAAAGCACTGGTGAAGGGCCGTACTGATAAAGAGTATGATGTAGACAACCTATCCTAATACAAGTATCAGTAGTTGATTTCATCGTTCAAACCTATTACTTATAAGTCACAACTTGACCGATTTCACGGTTCACACCTATGACTTATAAGTCACAACTTGACCGTTACTCCGAGATACTCACTTTCCTTCGAAGGCACAAATGGTTTTGACGTCATTTTATAGAATAAGTAATTTTTACCTTTATCAATGTATTTTATGTCCGGATCAGTAAATGGAAAGTGACGTTCAATAGATTCCAACCCACACAACAAATTGAATATTTAGATTTTAGAAGCATTATGCTACGTACTGTTCGATATGGTGGCCACGTTAAGCAATTATTCCCGTAATGCGGTTCATGTAGCCACCAAAATTGACTAACACTAACATTGCCCATGAATTTGATCTTGTTACCTTTATTTCATAAGAAACCCACAAAAAAGAAGGCACAATGAAACTTAACTCTGagttgctttcttttccttttcctttacttaaaGTAAAAAAGGCAGCAAGCATCATGCATTTACATAGGTCCGCGGAAGGACTGTATGTAAAAGGGTGAAAAACTTCGCAATAGGTACGTTGCTGGATAGCTGATCCGATACATAATAATAGTTGACGCACATCTTCTTACCTTTCCAATGTATTAATTTCTCCCTTTTGAATTAACATGATCATCGTTTATGCCATTCCAACATCTATAAAGGAGCAGACTTCCCCTGTTAAATAATGCTTTCCTTTCCTTCTGTTTTCTCCGCTTGGAAAATTGTAGAGGAGCTACCAGAATCTTCTGCTAGAGTTTTGACACTTGATAATGGCACAAGCATTAGGTAAATTTTGGAGAGAAATCAGTTTTACAGCTCTTATGATCTGTCAAGAAACCACAAAATAGCCGTGGAACTATAGTTATCAAAGAGTCATTTGGAATAAAACAGCAATTACTTAACTGGTGAACTTGAGAGTGAACATGGAAGGATAAAATGAAAATGATTGACTGATGTTTGAGAACATACAACTGCAATTTATTCCGGCAACGTTGTCACAGTTAATGTGACATGTTGAAGTTTGTTTGGTACAAATTACAACACAACCATTGGTACAAATTACAACACAATCATCAGACCTATACTTCGTACCAAAAGAAAAGGATGTTTTCTTGGACTGGTACTCCTTCAGCACAGCAACTTCAAACATTTTCCTACTGTTGTCACCTTCACATTGTGGGCCTTACATTAAGACGAGAAGCTATCTTCTCACCAAGAGACTTGTCAGCCTGCAACATATTTATGCAAAAGCATTACTGAGCATGTTTTACCACTCTCACGATAGAGATGACTAAAGAAACAtgataaaggaaagaaaaagagacCTGTGACCAATATGAAATCCAAATAATGCGTATCTCATGAGTGACTCGTGGATCAGATAAAGCATTAATCCATCTGCAGATAAATCTCTCTTGCCTGCGACAAAAAGGCAGAAGAATATATCCGAGTGCTTTAAAGGAGTGAAAAAATGGTCAACATAAAATGACCAAGCAACTGATTTACCTGTCAGGCGACCAGGATCTGTATCTCTCTCCTGGCTGCTTGAAGTTGTTCTCTTTCTCAATGATGCACTACAAAACAACCATATATGCAAGCGAATCTTACTtaatattttgtatataaaaaggATAACTTGTAAAAATGACCTAAGATATCTGCAGTTTAAAAGTGAAGCTTAACCTATCAAATCGAAGCAACCACCTAGCCAGAGGCGGATCCAAGATTTAAAGTGGATGGGTGCACTATTATAGAGAGATAGATCTAAAATTCTCATTTGACTGGTTTAACTTTAGTCTCTTACCCTGGACTCACTAAATTTTTGAAATTATAGGTTCAAAATTTAtactttttgaaattttattgATTTTCACATATCTATACTCAATGTCGAAAGCACGTCTGGAGTAGGTTTTGAAGCACAAATTTCACTTGTAGAGGTGCACCCAATAATTATTGCACCATAGGAGTCATTGAGCATGGGTGCACACACAtatatttaagtaattttgaaGAAATATAACATTGTTATACATGATTTAGGGAAAGGAGcatgggttcacgtgaacccataCTCTAAGAGCTAGATACGCCCCTGCACCTAGCTGAACTTCCTAAGAATCTATAAGCAATTTATTTGTAAACGAAGATAAAAATCCATTTCagcaaacaaaaagaaaaaagaagatgaaaaagcATTTCAGCAGAGTAGAAGGCTTGTAAATAAAAGAGTAGAGATCTTAGTACAAAAGAATATATAAAAGCGGAACAAAACAaccacccccaccaccaccaaaagaaaaaagggaaagaacAAGAACAGAGATGCAAGTCAAGTAGAAAACTTGCAGATAACAGACATGAGCCATAAGGTGTCAATAACACCATTTTCACACACGTCAACCCAATGCAAGCCAAGCTGCTAGACTGCAAGTCAGTCATTCTTCTAATTTAATGGTAATGCTGCTTTATCAGCACCATAGCAGACAGACAAATTGCTAAAAGCATCATTACATGATTTTGGTCTCAGAAATTTTGAACTCCAATTGCAGAATGCGGTTGAGGCCTTGATGAGGTggagaatgaatatatatatatacaccatAAGACAGTGGACCTTGGGCCCAAAGCAATTCGGAAAATATTATTTATGAGTATATCCTTCACATTAAAAGCTCAAGATACTAAAGGTGAAATGAACAAAACAAAGGCTTACCCTGTCACGCTTCCCTGTCAAGATGCGAGGAGGAATTGGGTACTGCTCTGCATGACGACAAGGATCAAACCTCGAGGGGAAATAATTGACCTGGACATGCAAGTAACATCAAGTTAAAGCATCACCATAGAGAACTAATAGAAAGTTGCTGTATTGCTACAAAGGTGGGAAACTAACACTTGACCAACCAAATATGCATCAGGAGCAAATTATCTCAGATATCCACCCTTAAGAAGTGTGATACTGTAAACATGCATTTGGAGATGGGGTAAAAAATAAAGTTGCAATATAGCTTAATTATCagactaccccccccccccacaaagaCTTTCCAACTATGTCTATGTCTAGACGCCACATAACAAGTAGTCAAAAAATATGTTGATAACCTTTTTCCTCTTTAAAATGGAACAAGCATCGTTATTTTGGCAATCTGCAGCACAAGTGTGCACAGTACCTCTTCATCACGATACATGAAGTTCATGACACCTTCATGGTGATTATTGTGATGAGCACACTTGGGAGCATTAACGGGGAGCTGCAGATAGTTTGGCCCAAGACGGTGTCTCTGAGTATCAGAATATGAGAATATCCGAGTCTGGAGAAGCTTATCATCCGAATAGTGAATACCAGGGACAATAATGGCAGGGCAAAATGCAAGCTGCTCATTCTCAGCAAAGAAGTTGTCGATGTTCTTATTCAACACCAAGCGACCAACTGGTTGTAGTGGCAAGATGTCCTCAGGCCAGGTCTTGGTTACATCAAGGGGGTCAAAGTCAAATCTATCTTCATGATCAGGATCAATAGTTTGGATGAAAAGCTTCCATTCAGGATAGTTGCCAGCAGCAATTGCGTCATATAGATCCTTGGTGGCATGGCTATGATTGGCTCCCCCAACCTTAATAGCTTCTTCCTCCAAAAGGCACTTGACCTCGCAAGTTGGCTTCCAATGGAACTTCACATAATGTGCCTTCCCAGCTTTACTGATTAAAGTATAAGTGTTGACACCGGAACCTTCCATGTGCCTGTAATCTTGTGGGACACCCAAATCATCAAAGAGGAAGGTAAACATGTGCAAACTCTCTGGATGATGGGAGAAGAAGTCAAGGCTCCTCCAGCTCTCCTGAATGTTGGACTTAGGATTTGATTTCAGACAATGGACCATGTCTGGGAACTTCATTCCATCACGGATAAAGAAGACAGGAAAGTTGTTTCCTACCAGATCAAAGTTGCCCTGATTTCATAAAAACGAGCAAAAGAGTTGAAAACATAGAGACACATTAGTTTAAGACTAACACCAAACTAAGCAGCAAAGTTCATGTATGGTTATCTAAATGGGCATTGTTACAAAAATAAGATATAAGCCTGCTTTTGAGTAATGCTTCTAGCTTAATGGGTGTTGATTAAAGGATACTAGACAAGATAATGTTATAACAACCAGATTACACACACATTGTGAGAAAAGTCAAGTATTTGATTGCGCAATTACCTCTCTGGTGTAAAATTTTACCGCAAACCCTCTGGGGTCTCGAAGGGTTTCAGGGCTTCCGCGCTCATTGGTAACGGTAGAGAATCGCACAATAACAGGTGTCTGAACCCCAGGAGATCGAAGAAAATCAGCACATGTTAGATGAGAAACATCATGAGTGACTTCAAAGAAACCCTTGGCACTGGCACCTCTGGCATGGACAACACGCTCCGGGATACGTTCACGATCAAAATTGGCAAGTTTCTCCACCAAATGATAGTCCTCAAGAAGAACTGGCCCTGCAAAGTGAAGAGTTTCAAAATTAGTGAACATGTTTGAAGCCATTAAAAGAACCTCAATGAAGCAGAACTCAGGGCTTTAGAATGTTTGCATATATTACTTTTTGATTACTGTGGTGTACCAGGATCTTGGTCAAATTATCCAGAATTCACTAGAAATTTGAGACCGTTTCAGATGTTCCTTGGTATGTATTTCCAACAGCAGAATAATGAATCCTATTTGTATTGATCTCATAAAAAGAACTTTTGCTAGAAAGAAGTATTTCTCCTGCTTATAAAATATATAGACTCTCTCTTATTGATCTGAATGAATGCATAATaagatttttctctcttttttgtttGTTTCATTTTGCAGTTCAATTGATCTCTATGGATTATGCATTCATTCAGATTATTCAAAGCATGGAaatagagaaaaataatgatatgatACTCTCCATCATGTAACATCGCCATCTATCGACCATCCAAGGTATCAAATCTTATTACTTTGTTTCTTGGTGACCATTAGGAAGAAAAAAGATCACACTAACAATATTTTCAGATCCACTTCCTACTCATATCAGATAACTGTTCAAAACCAACAAAAAAAGCTATCTATAAGTCAATAAACAAACTGGCCAATCGTTCTCTTTTCCTGCTGACTATCTAGGACAGACTAATATCAAGACAACATACTGGAGAATTTCTTATTAATTTCTGATGCAAGTACTGTTAATACTTTTAAAATGTTTGGGCATAAATACGCCCGAATAGaagaagtataccaaaaagtagacAAGCTTCAAAAAGATATGATTTTCTGTGAACGATATCCAATCCTCTATACATAAAGGAATCTATGGTAAACCTAAAGAAAATAAGGGATATGAGGCTATTCCTCAATTGTACAAACTTCATCCTTACACTCTCAAAAGCTTTCATATTTCTCTCTCCCTAAATAACCCACATAAGTCCTAGTGAAGCAACATTTCATGGCCTGTCTCTTCCCTTCCATCTACTACACTTCCAACTGAGCATTAGCTCTTTCTCGGCGCCTAGCATCGCCAAAGTTATACCAAACCAACATAGAAATTCCCACCATAAACTCGAGCCTACACAACAATGAAGGAGGAAATGGTCAACGTCTTCATTCAATCACTTTCACACGAAGCGCCAGCTAGAATATGTCAACCTTCCTCTTCCTCGGATTTCTGGCCATCAATATCAACCTCTTATAGCTAACCAAGTGACGAAGCACGCCTTTCTTGAGCCTTTTATGTGGGAATGCAACCTCCTCCCTAGCCAAGAGCTTCTCGTAGTATGACTTACCAGTCAACACTCCATTGTTCCCCATCCTCACCTTCATACATCGTGGCTATCCTATGGTGTTCCTGGTTTGTGAAGAAAATCGACTAAGTCTTGGAATTCTGCCATTTTCCAGTCTTGAAAGTTCCTCATAAACCTCAAcccaaaaaaaaactttttggcaTGAAAATTCTGTAAATGAATGAAACGTAAGTGTCAAAGTATTGTCCCCACACCACCTGTACCTCCAAAAATTTATCCTCCTCCCATCCTCTACCGTGAACTCTTCCCACCCCTTCAAAATGCTCCTGCACGATCCCCATGAAAACGGCATAGATACATTTTTAATTCTCCAAGCCCCTTCCAAGACCCCATATTTTTCCAATATGGCGCTATCACCCCTCTCCAAAAAGCATGTTCCTCCAAATCCTCATAACTATTTTCCTAATTTAATGAACCAAACACTTAATGCTTCACCTAATGGCCAAGATGCTAATTGTAAATAAGACACCTGACTGACAATTTACTAGGAGAAACTCAAATCAATTCATTTGCCAGCAGCATCTTAGTGCTGTGTTTGCATTAACAAGTCTAATTACTTATCAAAAACTAAAATAATATAACACTCATGCAAATATACATGAAACCAAGAGATCAAGATAGTATTTGGTTTTGCACACACCTAAACAAGAAGAATAGTGAGACGAAATAAATGTTATTAGACTTTATATACCATAAGGGacagaaagaaaaaggaaagattgacttttacttaataaaaacaaaatacCTCTAGTCCCAACAGTCAATGATGAGTTATTGTTCCACACAGGAGCACCAGAATTTGTTGTCATGAAAGGTGAATTAAACGCGCTTGAAGGGCGATTCTGCATCATAAATCACTATCAAAGCTAAAACACAAGCAACCGAAAATCCACTAAAACGAACTAATAAATTTAACTTCATCAATTTTCCACTATAAAACCTAAAATTCACAACAAATCTAGTCTCTAAAAAGGAAATCTTCTGCTATTAACATAAAGCTAAACTAAGATTAATGAATCCAAGCGGATTATTCGAAGCTTATAAAAAACAATTCAGAGATTAAAGGATCAATTAGACAGAAATCGTAATTAA
This region includes:
- the LOC104223749 gene encoding catalase isozyme 3-like, with protein sequence MDPYKNRPSSAFNSPFMTTNSGAPVWNNNSSLTVGTRGPVLLEDYHLVEKLANFDRERIPERVVHARGASAKGFFEVTHDVSHLTCADFLRSPGVQTPVIVRFSTVTNERGSPETLRDPRGFAVKFYTREGNFDLVGNNFPVFFIRDGMKFPDMVHCLKSNPKSNIQESWRSLDFFSHHPESLHMFTFLFDDLGVPQDYRHMEGSGVNTYTLISKAGKAHYVKFHWKPTCEVKCLLEEEAIKVGGANHSHATKDLYDAIAAGNYPEWKLFIQTIDPDHEDRFDFDPLDVTKTWPEDILPLQPVGRLVLNKNIDNFFAENEQLAFCPAIIVPGIHYSDDKLLQTRIFSYSDTQRHRLGPNYLQLPVNAPKCAHHNNHHEGVMNFMYRDEEVNYFPSRFDPCRHAEQYPIPPRILTGKRDRCIIEKENNFKQPGERYRSWSPDRQERFICRWINALSDPRVTHEIRIIWISYWSQADKSLGEKIASRLNVRPTM